The Amycolatopsis sp. DG1A-15b genome window below encodes:
- a CDS encoding cytochrome ubiquinol oxidase subunit I, with the protein MEVLELARWQFGITTVYHFLMVPLTIGLSILVAAMQTRWVRTGELRHLKMTKFWGKLLLVNFAMGVVTGIVQEFQFGMNWSAYSRFVGDVFGAPLAMEGLLAFFVESTFLGLWIFGWDRLPKKVHLACAWAFSLATMASAYFILAANSWMQHPVGVTFENGKPTMNSIWAVLTNNTALAAIPHTLAGAFSVAAAFLVGVAGWHLWRRGDHADVWRSSLRLGGWVGVAAFAVLAITGDTQGKLMFEQQPMKMASAEALCHTEKPASFSIIAIGDVAGANCEDVKTFNVPALLSFLAHNDFKTEVKGVEDLITEYHAKYGTNYPDDPALGSLAGQPIDYVPNLPVTYWGFRMMIGFGAVSAGIGVLALWVTRKGRVPGGRWFPWLVLGGIATPFLGNSAGWIFTEMGRQPFVVVPNPSGVDGVWMFTAQAVSRLTTGEVWTSLIALTTVYAALGVVEVYLMRKYVRGGVDAVMPPEKPGDSDKPGEDTLAFAY; encoded by the coding sequence GTGGAGGTCCTTGAGCTAGCGCGGTGGCAGTTCGGCATCACCACCGTCTACCACTTCCTGATGGTCCCGCTGACCATCGGGCTGTCGATCCTGGTCGCGGCGATGCAGACCCGCTGGGTCCGCACCGGCGAGCTGCGGCACCTGAAGATGACGAAGTTCTGGGGCAAGCTCCTGCTGGTCAACTTCGCCATGGGCGTGGTGACCGGGATCGTGCAGGAGTTCCAGTTCGGGATGAACTGGAGCGCGTACTCCCGCTTCGTCGGCGACGTCTTCGGCGCGCCGCTGGCGATGGAAGGGCTCCTCGCCTTCTTCGTCGAGTCGACGTTCCTCGGCCTGTGGATCTTTGGCTGGGACCGGCTGCCGAAGAAGGTCCACCTGGCGTGCGCGTGGGCGTTTTCGCTGGCCACGATGGCGTCTGCGTACTTCATCCTGGCCGCGAACTCGTGGATGCAGCACCCGGTGGGCGTGACGTTCGAGAACGGCAAGCCGACCATGAACTCGATCTGGGCGGTGCTGACGAACAACACGGCCCTGGCCGCGATCCCGCACACCCTGGCCGGTGCGTTTTCGGTGGCGGCGGCGTTCCTGGTCGGTGTCGCGGGCTGGCACCTGTGGCGGCGCGGCGACCACGCCGACGTGTGGCGTTCCTCGCTGCGGCTGGGTGGCTGGGTCGGCGTGGCGGCGTTCGCGGTCCTGGCGATCACAGGCGACACGCAGGGCAAGCTGATGTTCGAGCAGCAGCCGATGAAGATGGCGTCGGCGGAAGCGTTGTGCCACACGGAAAAGCCGGCCAGTTTTTCGATCATCGCGATCGGTGACGTGGCCGGCGCGAACTGCGAAGACGTCAAGACGTTCAACGTGCCCGCGTTGCTGTCGTTCCTGGCGCACAACGACTTCAAGACCGAGGTCAAGGGCGTCGAGGACCTGATCACCGAGTACCACGCCAAGTACGGCACGAACTACCCGGACGACCCGGCGCTGGGTTCGCTGGCGGGCCAGCCGATCGACTACGTGCCCAACCTGCCGGTGACGTACTGGGGCTTCCGCATGATGATCGGCTTCGGCGCGGTCTCGGCGGGCATCGGCGTCCTGGCCCTCTGGGTGACCCGCAAGGGCCGCGTCCCGGGCGGCCGCTGGTTCCCGTGGCTGGTCCTCGGCGGCATCGCCACCCCGTTCCTGGGCAACAGCGCGGGCTGGATCTTCACCGAGATGGGCCGTCAGCCGTTCGTGGTCGTCCCCAACCCGAGCGGGGTGGACGGCGTGTGGATGTTCACCGCCCAGGCCGTGTCGAGGTTGACGACCGGCGAGGTGTGGACCTCGCTGATCGCGCTGACCACGGTGTACGCCGCTCTCGGCGTGGTGGAGGTGTACCTGATGCGCAAGTACGTCCGGGGCGGCGTCGATGCGGTGATGCCCCCGGAGAAGCCGGGTGACTCCGACAAACCGGGCGAGGACACCCTCGCCTTCGCCTACTGA
- the cydB gene encoding cytochrome d ubiquinol oxidase subunit II, producing MSLEIAWFVVIAFFWLGYLFLEGFDFGVGMLLPVLGRDNTERRVMVNTIGPVWDGNEVWLIVAAGATFAAFPAWYAGLFSAAYLPLLLVLLALIGRGVAFDYRGKVDSERWRRNWDRVIVLGSWIPPLGVGLILATTVLGLPLDADGNRVGSAFAAVRWDTLLGAVAIAAFSITHGAAFLALKTSGDLRERARTLALRLLPLAMVPVVAFLSVVQWRAGTSWTLLAFGISAVAAVVAWLRLRADRDGQAFAALGVVIAGAAVVMFGSLFPNVLPSTLDAANTLTIEGAASSPYTLTVMTWVAVFGAPAVLVYQGWTYWVFRKRIGTQHIPAVHAS from the coding sequence ATGAGCCTCGAAATCGCCTGGTTCGTCGTCATCGCCTTCTTCTGGCTCGGGTACCTCTTCCTCGAAGGGTTCGACTTCGGCGTCGGCATGCTGCTGCCGGTGCTCGGGCGCGACAACACCGAGCGCCGCGTCATGGTCAACACCATCGGGCCGGTCTGGGACGGCAACGAGGTCTGGCTCATCGTCGCCGCCGGCGCCACGTTCGCCGCCTTCCCGGCCTGGTACGCGGGGTTGTTCTCGGCCGCCTACCTGCCGCTCCTGCTCGTGCTGCTCGCTCTCATCGGCCGTGGCGTCGCCTTCGACTACCGCGGCAAGGTCGACTCCGAGCGCTGGCGGCGCAACTGGGACCGGGTCATCGTGCTCGGCTCGTGGATCCCGCCGCTGGGCGTCGGCCTCATCCTCGCCACCACCGTCCTCGGCCTGCCCCTCGACGCCGACGGCAACCGCGTCGGCTCCGCGTTCGCCGCCGTCCGCTGGGACACCCTGCTCGGCGCGGTCGCGATCGCCGCCTTCTCGATCACCCACGGCGCCGCGTTCCTCGCCCTCAAGACCAGTGGTGACCTGCGGGAACGGGCGCGCACGCTGGCGCTCAGGCTGCTGCCGCTCGCCATGGTGCCGGTGGTCGCGTTCCTCTCGGTCGTCCAGTGGCGCGCGGGCACGTCGTGGACGCTGCTCGCGTTCGGGATCAGCGCCGTCGCCGCGGTCGTCGCCTGGCTGCGGCTGCGCGCCGACCGCGACGGGCAGGCGTTCGCCGCGCTCGGCGTGGTCATCGCCGGGGCCGCGGTGGTCATGTTCGGCTCGCTCTTCCCGAACGTCCTGCCCTCGACCCTCGACGCCGCCAACACGCTCACCATCGAGGGCGCCGCCTCGAGCCCGTACACGCTGACCGTGATGACCTGGGTCGCCGTCTTCGGTGCCCCGGCCGTGCTGGTCTACCAGGGCTGGACCTACTGGGTGTTCCGCAAGCGCATCGGCACCCAGCACATCCCGGCGGTCCACGCGTCATGA